A single window of Malus sylvestris chromosome 5, drMalSylv7.2, whole genome shotgun sequence DNA harbors:
- the LOC126621461 gene encoding syntaxin-121-like yields the protein MGSTAEAGWCAARVNLDKFFTDIEFIKDELKELDDVYFSLQYSHEQSKTLHNASAVKDLRSRMDADVTLALKKAKVLKLYLEVLDRSNAANRSLPNCRLGSSSDRTRISVFNGLRKKLNDSMDSFNALRQKISSEYRETVQRKYYTVFDENPDEKTLDLLISTEALLFVAIPKDESTSLYFRPTPNTIPPPFDLYPWSKRMRFLKWHY from the coding sequence ATGGGGTCAACGGCAGAGGCTGGGTGGTGCGCCGCCAGAGTCAACCTCGACAAGTTCTTCACTGACATCGAGTTCATCAAGGACGAGCTCAAGGAGCTCGATGACGTGTATTTCAGCCTCCAGTACTCCCACGAGCAAAGTAAGACGCTCCACAATGCCTCCGCCGTCAAGGACCTCCGATCCCGCATGGACGCTGACGTCACTCTCGCTCTGAAGAAGGCCAAAGTGCTGAAACTTTACCTCGAGGTGCTAGACCGATCCAACGCCGCGAACCGAAGCCTGCCGAACTGCAGGTTGGGGTCGTCGTCAGACCGAACACGGATCTCCGTATTCAACGGCCTTCGTAAGAAGCTCAATGACTCCATGGATAGCTTCAATGCTCTGAGACAAAAGATCTCGTCCGAGTATCGCGAGACCGTACAACGGAAGTACTACACCGTCTTCGACGAAAATCCAGACGAGAAAACATTAGACCTCCTCATCTCCACCGAGGCACTTCTCTTCGTCGCCATCCCCAAGGACGAATCCACCTCTCTCTACTTCCGACCGACCCCAAACACTATTCCTCCTCCTTTCGATCTCTATCCGTGGAGCAAGCGGATGCGCTTTTTGAAATGGCACTATTGA